A region from the Aegilops tauschii subsp. strangulata cultivar AL8/78 chromosome 5, Aet v6.0, whole genome shotgun sequence genome encodes:
- the LOC109736983 gene encoding uncharacterized protein — protein MAGCGEKSDAGVGLYAVLGVASDCSDAELRSAYRKLAMKWHPDKCGSGSSGGSEAAKGRFQKIQAAYAVLSDPNKRILYDVGAYESDGDDEGAGEILGDILEAMNHTPPHEDGESESLEDLHKQFEELFLKPDAYAYARSSKSSSSSSKISAGKK, from the exons ATGGCCGGCTGCGGAGAGAAGAGCGACGCCGGCGTTGGCCTGTACGCCGTGCTCGGCGTTGCGAGCGACTGCTCCGACGCGGAGCTGCGCAGCGCCTACAGGAAGCTGGCCATG AAATGGCACCCGGACAAGTGCGGCAGCGGCAGCTCCGGCGGCTCGGAGGCCGCCAAGGGCAGGTTCCAGAAGATCCAGGCAGCATACGCTG TTCTGTCGGACCCCAACAAGCGTATCCTCTACGACGTTGGAGCCTACGAGAGCGATGGCGATGACGAG GGTGCAGGAGAAATACTGGGAGACATCCTGGAGGCCATGAACCACACACCTCCACAC GAAGACGGCGAGAGCGAGAGCCTGGAGGACCTGCACAAGCAGTTCGAGGAGCTGTTCCTCAAACCGGACGCCTACGCGTACGCGCGCTCCTCCAagtcctcctcgtcgtcgtccaagATAAGTGCCGGCAAGAAGTAG
- the LOC109736982 gene encoding uncharacterized protein gives YIQKQQLVGHRNDSSLADINKIGTIAYTARWWCTGASRGARTEARARAAHLLPGIKGSRLWLGTFNTAEMAARAHDAAVLAFSGHAACLNFADSAWRMLPVLAAGSFGFDSAREIYVARILGYVSDTRYGDTPDTYPKRIAEVPVAVAVVALQQKQVLVAVAVVALQQLQVLVAVAVVALQQQQIPVAVAVVALQKQQVPVAAAIVALQQKQVPVAVGVVAVQQLQVPVAVAVVALQQQQIILLVACLVPGFYMSSGSLLELDEEQWFDDMVAGSYCASLAQGKLAAARRRRAGAAGRRREGAEIYPPARLGRVYLLLRCRSE, from the exons TATATTCAGAAACAACAGCTCGTCGGCCACAGAAACGACAGCTCGTTGGCGGACATAAACAAAATCGGGACAATTGCATATACAGCTCGTTGGTGGTGCACGGGGGCGAGCAGAGGTGCGCGAACGGAGGCAAGGGCCAGGGCTGCTCACCTCCTTCCCGGGATCAAGGGCTCCAGGCTTTGGCTCGGCACCTTCAACACCGCCGAGATGGCGGCGCGCGCGCACGACGCCGCCGTGCTCGCATTCTCTGGCCACGCCGCCTGCCTCAACTTCGCCGACTCCGCCTGGCGGATGCTGCCTGTGCTTGCGGCCGGCTCCTTCGGCTTCGATAGCGCGCGGGAGATCTACGTTGCACGGATACTTGGATACGTATCGGATACGCGATACGGGGATACGCCCGATAC GTATCCAAAACGTATCGCAGAA GTTCCGGTTGCCGTGGCCGTCGTTGCGCTCCAGCAGAAGCAGGTTCTGGTCGCCGTGGCCGTCGTGGCGCTCCAGCAGCTGCAGGTTCTGGTCGCCGTGGCCGTTGTGGCGCTCCAGCAGCAGCAGATTCCGGTCGCCGTGGCCGTTGTGGCGCTCCAGAAGCAGCAGGTTCCGGTAGCCGCCGCCATCGTTGCGCTCCAGCAGAAGCAGGTTCCGGTCGCTGTGGGCGTCGTGGCGGTCCAGCAGCTGCAGGTTCCGGTCGCCGTGGCCGTCGTGGCGCTCCAGCAGCAGCAGATTATTCTTCTAGTCGCGTGCCTTGTGCCGGGGTTTTACATGTCTTCCGGCAGCCTGTTAGAGCTCGACGAGGAGCAGTGGTTTGACGACATGGTCGCCGGGTCATACTGTGCGAGCTTGGCGCAGGGGAAGCTTGcggcagcgcggcggcggcgtgcaGGAGCAGCAGGGAGGAGGCGAGAGGGAGCTGAAATTTATCCTCCAGCCCGTCTCGGTAGAGTATATTTACTCCTTCGGTGCCGGTCAGAGTAA
- the LOC109736985 gene encoding peroxisomal membrane protein PMP22, translating into MSEVAAMAGQAYMRQLSKHPLRTKAITSGVLAGCSDAVAQKISGVKRLQLRRLLLIMLYGFAYAGPFGHFFHKLMDKIFKGQKKGKETTAKKVIVEQLTVSPWNNMMFMMYYGLVVEGRPFGQVKSKVKKDFANIQLTAWKFWPIVSWINYEYMPLQLRVLFASSVASCWAVFLNLKAARSIAGASKNA; encoded by the exons ATGTCTGAGGTGGCGGCGATGGCGGGGCAGGCGTACATGAGACAGCTCTCCAAGCACCCTCTCCGCACCAAGGCCATCACCTCCGGGGTGCTGGCGGGCTGCAGCGACGCCGTCGCCCAGAAGATCTCCGGCGTCAAGAGGCTCCAGCTCAGGAGGCTCCTCCTCATAATG CTCTATGGATTTGCATACGCAGGACCATTCGGTCATTTTTTCCACAAGCTTATGGACAAGATTTTCAAGGGACAGAAGAAAGGAAAAGAAACTACAGCCAAGAAG GTCATAGTGGAGCAGCTAACTGTATCACCATGGAACAATATGATGTTCATGATGTACTACGGTCTGGTAGTTGAAG GGAGGCCATTCGGGCAAGTAAAGAGCAAGGTCAAGAAGGACTTTGCAAACATCCAATTGACAGCTTGGAAG TTCTGGCCAATAGTTAGCTGGATCAACTATGAGTACATGCCACTCCAGCTCCGAGTTCTTTTCGCCAGCTCCGTTGCATCATGCTG GGCAGTGTTTCTGAACCTGAAAGCAGCAAGATCCATTGCCGGCGCTAGTAAGAATGCATAG
- the LOC109736984 gene encoding tRNA(His) guanylyltransferase 1 — protein MANSKYEYVKREFEFHRHLPASNWIVVRIDGCHFHRFSELHAFEKPNDDRALRLMNACATSMLEKFPDIVIAYGVSDEYSFVFREKTEFYKRRESKNISLCVSYFTIVYGMKWKDFFPNNDLKEPPYFDGRVVCYPNINTIRDYLAWRQVDCHINNQYNTCFWALVKSGKTEKEAHQALKGTSSKDKNKLLLQQFQVNYNDEPAMFRKGSTVYRDKVKTDDCGNPIKRTREAITVSNFDLIGPEFWENHQYILGEASDYLCLGGKEKYGYEYVKKFDNIHRLPYSNWTIVRISACQFDQFSLIHSFDKPNDETALRLMNACASLMMEQFPDIIFGYGFDNEYSFVFQEKTELYQRDERLIISSCSSCFTSFYMMKWKEYFPSKELVQPPHFQVEVSCYPEPRIVCDYLSRRQSECHNRNQYTTCFWMLVKSGEGENKAKEILKDTLPKDKNELLFQRFQMNYNNEPAMFRKGSCAYRQKVEASEDERWDVAVAHVDMGPHFWAKHSYVFDRR, from the exons ATGGCCAATAGCAAGTATGAGTATGTGAAGAGGGAGTTCGAGTTCCACCGCCACCTCCCGGCCTCCAACTGGATCGTCGTCCGCATTGATGGCTGCCATTTCCACCG ATTCTCGGAGTTGCATGCCTTTGAGAAACCAAATGATGACAGAGCCTTACGATTGATGAACGCATGTGCCACTTCTATGCTCGAGAAATTCCCTGACATAGTGATTGCTTATGGTGTTAGCGACGAGTACAG TTTTGTTTTCAGAGAGAAAACCGAATTCTATAAAAGGCGGGAAAG CAAAAATATCTCTTTATGTGTTTCTTACTTCACAATCGTGTACGGGATGAAGTGGAAAGATTTCTTTCCTAATAATGATTTGAAGGAGCCTCCATATTTTGATGGGCGAGTTGTATGCTATCCAAATATAAATACTATTCGTGATTATTTGGCATGGAGACAAGTGGACT GTCATATAAATAATCAGTACAATACATGCTTCTGGGCATTGGTGAAGTCTGGAAAAACTGAAAAAGAGGCACATCAAGCATTGAAG GGAACATCTTCTAAGGACAAGAACAAGTTGCTTTTGCAACAGTTTCAAGTCAACTATAACGATGAACCGGCTATGTTTCGGAAAGGATCCACTGTTTATCGAGATAAG GTCAAAACAGACGACTGTGGGAATCCCATAAAAAGAACCCGTGAGGCAATTACAGTGTCAAATTTTGATCTCATAGGTCCTGAGTTTTGGGAAAACCATCAATACATTCTTGGAGAAG CATCAGACTACCTGTGTCTTGGGGGGAAAGAAAAATATGGATATGAGTATGTGAAGAAGTTCGACAATATCCATAGGCTTCCATATTCTAATTGGACCATTGTTCGTATTAGCGCCTGCCAATTTGATCA ATTCTCACTGATCCATTCATTTGACAAACCAAATGATGAGACTGCTTTGAGATTGATGAACGCTTGTGCTTCACTGATGATGGAGCAATTTcctgatattatctttggctatGGTTTTGACAATGAGTACAG CTTTGTGTTCCAGGAGAAGACTGAATTGTATCAGAGAGATGAGAG aTTAATCATTTCTTCATGTTCATCATGTTTCACTTCCTTTTACATGATGAAGTGGAAAGAATATTTCCCCAGTAAAGAGCTAGTGCAGCCACCACACTTCCAAGTAGAAGTTTCCTGTTACCCAGAACCAAGGATTGTTTGTGATTATTTGTCCCGGAGGCAATCAGAAT GCCACAACAGAAATCAATACACTACATGCTTTTGGATGTTGGTGAAATCTGGAGAAGGCGAAAACAAAGCTAAGGAGATACTGAAG GACACATTACCAAAGGACAAGAATGAGTTACTTTTTCAGcgatttcaaatgaactacaacAATGAACCGGCTATGTTTCGAAAGGGTTCGTGTGCTTACCGTCAAAAG GTGGAAGCCAGTGAAGATGAGCGGTGGGATGTGGCGGTGGCCCACGTAGACATGGGGCCACACTTTTGGGCAAAGCATTCTTATGTTTTCGACAGAAGATGA
- the LOC141022576 gene encoding uncharacterized mitochondrial protein AtMg00860-like: MPYGLVYAPATFQGVVDTVLKPVLRHGVLAFMDDILIHSEELEEHRQLLKRVLQLLAEKDLKAKMSKCTFAQQEISYLGHVISDKGVATDKSKIQAIQEWPQPQNVKELRGFLGLAGYYRKFVRFFGVLSKPLTEMLKKGAIFVWTPTAEAAFSALKQALVQAPMLALPNFRKQFVVETDASATGIGAALIPSCKGPDLDLKRG; this comes from the coding sequence ATGCCATACGGCCTCGTGTACGCTCCCGCAACTTTCCAAGGAGTGGTCGACACGGTGCTTAAGCCAGTTCTTCGCCACGGGGTTTTGGCATTCATGGATGACATCTTAATCCACTCTGAAGAGCTGGAAGAGCATCGACAGCTGCTGAAACGCGTCTTGCAGTTGTTGGCTGAGAAAGATCTCAAGGCCAAGATGTCCAAATGCACGTTTGCCCAACAGGAAATTAGCTACCTGGGACATGTCATCAGTGACAAAGGGGTAGCTACGGACAAGAGCAAGATCCAAGCTATTCAGGAATGGCCGCAGCCGCAGAATGTCAAAGAGTTACGTGGATTCTTGGGGTTGGCAGGTTATTATCGCAAATTTGTTCGCTTCTTTGGAGTACTCAGCAAGCCCCTCACTGAAATGCTGAAGAAAGGAGCGATCTTCGTCTGGACACCAACGGCCGAGGCCGCGTTCTCCGCGCTGAAACAAGCCTTGGTGCAGGCTCCAATGCTCGCACTGCCAAATTTTCGAAAGCAGTTCGTCGTCGAAACGGACGCGAGTGCCACGGGAATTGGCgcagctctgataccaagttgTAAGGGTCCCGATCTAGATCTGAAGAGAGGTTAG